A section of the Scylla paramamosain isolate STU-SP2022 chromosome 33, ASM3559412v1, whole genome shotgun sequence genome encodes:
- the LOC135089484 gene encoding DNA replication complex GINS protein SLD5-like isoform X1, whose translation MSDVDEDVVAASDDEEMMTAPEVLQRLEEAWIIERMSPTLERHQTDLVDCMLDQINQMTENLKRCKKQDFRAAVHKMEIDRIRYVLSSYLRVRLEKIERYAHHLLEKDASVKDQSETVLSPEEASYAKEYVSSMESHFQKVVLQQMPEIIRGFDAVKECVRPNLESYIFLKVKEATPGVLLEDDTGDGRDEEVDLEEGSQYLMRYNTVKDLLQSGAVVFI comes from the exons ATGTCTGACGTGGATGAGGATGTGGTTGCGGCGTCTGATGACGAGGAGATGATGACAGCGCCAGAGGTCCTTCAGAGGCTAGAGGAG GCATGGATCATAGAGAGGATGTCACCTACACTGGAGCGCCACCAAACTGACCTTGTTGACTGCATGCTTGACCAGATTAACCAGATGACAGAGAACCTCAAGAGATGCAAGAAGCAAGATTTTCGGGCAGCTGTACATAAGATGGAG ATTGACCGGATACGTTACGTTTTGAGCAGCTACCTTCGTGTGAGGCtagaaaaaattgaaagatatgCTCATCACCTTTTAGAGAAGGATGCATCAGTTAAAGACCAATCAGAAACAGTTCTGTCACCTGAAGAAGCATCTTATGCCAAAGA GTATGTATCTAGCATGGAATCACACTTCCAGAAAGTTGTACTGCAACAGATGCCTGAAATCATTCGTGGTTTTGATGCAGTCAAAGAGTGTGTGAGACCAAATTTGGAGAGTTACATTTTTCTCAAAGTGAAGGAAGCTACTCCTGGGGTCCTTTTGGAAGATGACACAGGGGATGGAAG AGATGAAGAGGTGGATCTAGAAGAGGGAAGCCAGTACCTGATGCGCTACAATACTGTGAAGGACCTTCTACAGTCCGGGGCAGTTGTGTTCATATGA
- the LOC135089484 gene encoding DNA replication complex GINS protein SLD5-like isoform X2 — MSPTLERHQTDLVDCMLDQINQMTENLKRCKKQDFRAAVHKMEIDRIRYVLSSYLRVRLEKIERYAHHLLEKDASVKDQSETVLSPEEASYAKEYVSSMESHFQKVVLQQMPEIIRGFDAVKECVRPNLESYIFLKVKEATPGVLLEDDTGDGRDEEVDLEEGSQYLMRYNTVKDLLQSGAVVFI; from the exons ATGTCACCTACACTGGAGCGCCACCAAACTGACCTTGTTGACTGCATGCTTGACCAGATTAACCAGATGACAGAGAACCTCAAGAGATGCAAGAAGCAAGATTTTCGGGCAGCTGTACATAAGATGGAG ATTGACCGGATACGTTACGTTTTGAGCAGCTACCTTCGTGTGAGGCtagaaaaaattgaaagatatgCTCATCACCTTTTAGAGAAGGATGCATCAGTTAAAGACCAATCAGAAACAGTTCTGTCACCTGAAGAAGCATCTTATGCCAAAGA GTATGTATCTAGCATGGAATCACACTTCCAGAAAGTTGTACTGCAACAGATGCCTGAAATCATTCGTGGTTTTGATGCAGTCAAAGAGTGTGTGAGACCAAATTTGGAGAGTTACATTTTTCTCAAAGTGAAGGAAGCTACTCCTGGGGTCCTTTTGGAAGATGACACAGGGGATGGAAG AGATGAAGAGGTGGATCTAGAAGAGGGAAGCCAGTACCTGATGCGCTACAATACTGTGAAGGACCTTCTACAGTCCGGGGCAGTTGTGTTCATATGA
- the LOC135089666 gene encoding twinfilin-1-like produces the protein MSHQTGITANEELLSFFSSCRNGDVRAFAVTIEDEALSLGTWKPPHKSWEEDYDPVVLPMLKPKQPSYILYRLDSQAHGGYEWVLISWSPDDSPVRQKMLYASTKATLKKEFGAAQIKDEIFGTVQDDVSLDGLHRHRKSASAPVPLTAREEEINEIKKQEVGVDISVDTKHQTMAGISFPLVPNALQAIKNFTTGNLQYVQLKIDMSAEEIKLESTAESLAVSGLSSRVPDSAARYHLYRFDHNYEGDFFHSVLFIYSMPGYACPIKERMLYSSSKNPVIDLLENGLNLVIAKKLEIGEGSELTEEYLLDEIHPKQNLHRPKFAKPKGPANRGAKRLTKAPKDGEGNP, from the exons ATGTCACACCAGACAGGCATAACAG CAAATGAAGAGTTGCTGAGCTTTTTCAGTAGCTGTCGGAATGGGGATGTTCGAGCCTTTGCAGTCACTATTGAAGATG AGGCCCTTAGCCTTGGAACCTGGAAACCTCCTCACAAGTCTTGGGAGGAAGATTATGACCCAGTGGTGCTACCCATGCTGAAACCAAAGCAGCCTTCATATATTCTTTATAG GCTGGACAGTCAGGCACATGGAGGATATGAGTGGGTGCTCATCAGTTGGTCCCCCGATGACTCGCCAGTGAGGCAGAAGATGCTGTATGCTTCCACCAAGGCCACCCTCAAGAAGGAGTTTGGAGCAGCACAGATCAAGGATGAAATTTTTGGCACAGTGCAG GATGATGTGAGTTTGGATGGCTTGCACCGCCACCGTAAGTCTGCTTCAGCTCCTGTGCCGCTCACAGCCAGG gaggaagagataaatgagATCAAGAAGCAGGAGGTGGGTGTGGACATCAGTGTGGATACAAAACATCAAACAATGGCTggcatttccttccctctggtTCCAAATGCTCTTCAGGCCATCAAGAATTTTACAACAGGAAATCTACAGTATGTCCAGCTTAAGATAG ACATGTCAGCTGAGGAGATCAAGCTGGAAAGTACTGCTGAATCTCTGGCAGTAAGTGGCCTGTCGAGCCGTGTACCTGACTCAGCTGCCCGCTACCACCTCTACCGCTTCGACCACAACTATGAGGGTGACTTCTTCCATAGTGTTT TGTTCATCTACTCCATGCCTGGGTATGCCTGTCCCATCAAGGAGAGAATGTTGTACTCTAGCAGCAAAAATCCTGTTATTGACCTTCTGGAAAATGGACTCAACCTGGTTATTGCAAAGAAG CTTGAAATAGGCGAAGGCTCTGAACTAACAGAGGAGTATCTACTGGATGAGATTCATCCCAAACAAAATCTTCATCGTCCCAAGTTTGCCAAACCGAAAGGCCCAGCAAACCGAGGCGCCAAGAGGCTGACCAAGGCCCCCAAGGATGGTGAAGGGAACCCCTAG
- the LOC135089665 gene encoding TWiK family of potassium channels protein 18-like, whose amino-acid sequence MGVERGRASQRSHGVASQRSYGTSSSSSHGSKTKCKNCCRKFVSFMCTQVGVGGLVVSYAIFGAFAFTAIEGKNGHWQTNRTSLIHNNTIRTLWNFTERLNVLHKDQWYEDVNSTLLDFQKRIVEVVLDEDYDGRNHTEVWNFPASLMFCLSVFSMIGYGHMTPRTEWGKIATIIYAVFGIPLYIVYFMNMGRVFAKSFKFLYRLMYRCLNHGRGGKSGPVEIEVGEEGDEAIIVPSTACIWVMIFYMTTGTIMFAEWEQWSYLDSCYFSFTSLAKIGIGDFVPGFGGGFGKAASHDSQTKLIINFMYLLIGMGLIAMCYTLMKEEIMLKLRGLEQDIKEKLYICGLKLGLYEEEQSYPEPRPPMHPRPRSVRKSVRRR is encoded by the coding sequence ATGGGCGTTGAGAGGGGGCGCGCCTCCCAGCGATCTCACGGGGTGGCATCCCAGCGTTCCTACGGCACGTCATCCTCGTCCTCACACGGCTCTAAAACCAAGTGTAAAAACTGTTGTCGAAAGTTTGTGTCGTTCATGTGTACGCAGGTGGGCGTGGGTGGACTGGTAGTGTCTTACGCCATCTTTGGAGCATTCGCTTTCACGGCCATTGAGGGGAAGAACGGTCACTGGCAGACCAATCGCACTTCCCTTAtccacaacaacaccatccgCACGCTGTGGAACTTTACGGAACGCCTCAACGTGCTGCACAAGGACCAGTGGTACGAGGATGTCAACAGCACGCTCCTCGACTTCCAGAAGCGCATCGTGGAGGTGGTGCTGGACGAGGACTACGACGGCAGGAACCACACGGAGGTATGGAACTTCCCGGCCTCCCTCATGTTCTGCCTCAGCGTGTTCTCCATGATCGGCTACGGACACATGACGCCCAGGACAGAGTGGGGCAAGATCGCCACCATTATTTACGCAGTGTTCGGGATCCCCCTCTACATCGTCTACTTCATGAACATGGGACGCGTGTTTGCTAAGTCGTTCAAGTTCCTGTACCGCCTCATGTACCGCTGTCTCAACCACGGTCGGGGCGGCAAGTCAGGGCCCGTGGAGAtcgaggtgggggaggagggcgaCGAGGCCATCATCGTGCCCTCCACCGCCTGCATCTGGGTCATGATCTTCTATATGACCACAGGCACCATCATGTTCGCAGAGTGGGAGCAGTGGTCTTACCTTGACTCCTGCtacttctccttcacctccctcgcCAAGATCGGCATCGGGGACTTCGTGCCTGGCTTCGGCGGTGGCTTCGGGAAGGCGGCCAGTCATGACAGCCAGACCAAGCTGATCATCAACTTCATGTACCTGCTGATCGGTATGGGACTCATCGCCATGTGCTACACGCTCATGAAGGAGGAAATCATGCTCAAGCTGAGAGGCCTCGAGCAGGACATCAAGGAGAAGCTCTACATTTGTGGCCTCAAACTTGGTCTGTACGAGGAGGAGCAGTCCTACCCGGAGCCCCGTCCGCCCATGCATCCGAGACCCAGATCCGTGCGTAAGTCAGTACGTCGAcgatag